A section of the Ornithinimicrobium sufpigmenti genome encodes:
- the coaA gene encoding type I pantothenate kinase, translated as MASHGNGASMPSPYVELDRGDWSRLREEHPMHLDAHDVERLRGLGERLDLAEVEQVYLPISRLLSFYEQEVARLHRITGEFLGERHQRTPFIIGVAGSVAVGKSTTARILAELIRRWDSAPQVELVTTDGFLYPNAVLQRRNLMARKGFPESYDRRALLRFVAEVKAGRGEVSAPVYSHLLYDILPGERTVVRRPDVLVVEGLNVLQPPRAQENGGAGLAVSDFFDFSVYVDAHVGDIKRWYVDRFLELRRTAFADPESHFHRYASLDDDAATDIAENIWDSINAPNLVENILPTRSRATLVLLKGPDHTVDRVRLRRL; from the coding sequence ATGGCTTCCCACGGCAACGGTGCCAGCATGCCCTCGCCCTACGTCGAGCTCGACCGGGGTGACTGGTCGCGGCTGCGGGAGGAGCACCCGATGCACCTGGACGCCCACGACGTCGAGCGGCTGCGCGGCCTGGGTGAGCGGCTGGACCTGGCCGAGGTGGAGCAGGTCTACCTGCCGATCAGCCGGCTGCTGTCGTTCTACGAGCAGGAGGTCGCCCGGCTGCACCGCATCACCGGCGAGTTCCTCGGTGAGCGGCACCAGCGCACGCCGTTCATCATCGGGGTGGCGGGGTCGGTGGCGGTGGGCAAGTCGACGACGGCCCGCATCCTGGCCGAGCTGATCCGTCGCTGGGACTCCGCTCCGCAGGTCGAGCTGGTCACCACCGACGGCTTCCTTTACCCCAACGCCGTGCTCCAGCGGCGCAACCTGATGGCCCGCAAGGGGTTCCCGGAGTCCTACGACCGGCGGGCGCTGCTGCGTTTCGTGGCGGAGGTCAAGGCCGGCAGGGGCGAGGTGAGCGCACCGGTCTACAGCCACCTGCTCTACGACATCCTGCCCGGTGAGCGCACCGTGGTGCGCCGCCCGGACGTGCTCGTGGTCGAGGGGCTGAACGTGCTGCAGCCTCCGCGGGCGCAGGAGAACGGCGGGGCCGGCCTGGCGGTGAGCGACTTCTTCGACTTCTCCGTCTACGTCGACGCGCACGTGGGCGACATCAAGCGCTGGTATGTCGACCGCTTCCTCGAGCTGCGCCGCACCGCCTTCGCCGACCCCGAGTCGCACTTCCACCGCTACGCCTCGCTCGACGACGACGCCGCGACCGACATCGCCGAGAACATCTGGGACTCGATCAACGCCCCCAACCTGGTGGAGAACATCCTGCCGACCCGCAGCCGGGCCACCCTGGTCCTGCTCAAGGGCCCGGACCACACGGTGGACCGGGTGCGGCTGCGTCGCCTGTAA
- a CDS encoding DUF1206 domain-containing protein, which translates to MNDIARTQAGRTARQLSDHPWLERLARIGFLASGLLHLVIGWVAARIALGGEGEADQGGALQEVRDAPFGGVLLWGAVLGFLALALFQLLDGLVRRGELTDRVKALSRSVLYAVLGGTALMVARGGSTDGEETTTDVTATLLQAPMGRFLVGGMGLAVVGVAIYHAYKGGSKKFLETLTTTGSGAVGTGVVAAGMVGYLAKGVALLIVGLFFLVAAWTADPEEARGLDQALQTLAQQPFGTVLLLAVALGLVLYGVYSFARARYERL; encoded by the coding sequence GTGAACGACATCGCCCGCACGCAGGCCGGTCGCACCGCCCGCCAGCTCTCCGACCACCCCTGGCTGGAGCGGCTGGCGCGCATCGGTTTCCTGGCCAGCGGTCTGCTCCACCTGGTGATCGGGTGGGTCGCGGCCCGGATCGCCCTGGGGGGTGAGGGTGAGGCGGACCAGGGCGGTGCCCTGCAGGAGGTCCGCGACGCCCCGTTCGGGGGGGTGCTGCTGTGGGGTGCCGTGCTGGGGTTCCTCGCCCTGGCGCTCTTCCAGCTCCTGGACGGACTGGTCCGCCGCGGCGAGCTCACCGACCGGGTCAAGGCGCTGAGCAGGTCGGTGCTGTATGCCGTGCTCGGCGGCACCGCCCTCATGGTCGCGCGAGGGGGCAGCACGGACGGCGAGGAGACCACGACGGACGTGACCGCGACCCTGCTCCAGGCCCCGATGGGGCGGTTCCTGGTCGGGGGGATGGGCCTGGCCGTCGTGGGGGTGGCGATCTACCACGCCTACAAGGGCGGCTCGAAGAAGTTCCTCGAGACGCTGACCACGACCGGCTCGGGCGCGGTCGGCACGGGGGTCGTGGCCGCGGGGATGGTCGGCTACCTCGCCAAGGGGGTCGCCCTGCTCATCGTCGGCCTGTTCTTCCTCGTCGCCGCGTGGACCGCGGACCCGGAGGAGGCGCGCGGCCTCGACCAGGCCCTGCAGACGCTGGCGCAGCAGCCGTTCGGCACGGTGCTCCTGCTGGCCGTCGCGCTGGGGCTGGTCCTCTACGGCGTCTACAGCTTCGCCCGGGCCCGCTACGAACGGCTCTGA
- a CDS encoding thiamine pyrophosphate-requiring protein, producing MREPEDTQEGEGAMGTVADGVVERLQGWGVQRVFGYAGDGIDPVLGALRRAQDDIELVTARHEEMAAFMAVGHAKYTGEVGVCLATQGPGAVHLLTGLYDAKLDGKPVVAIVGHVASTALGSGYQQEVELPTLFKDVCAEYVQVVTAPEQLRLVLDNAFRTAVATRSPTCVILPHDVQQADLPTLEQEHGVVVTSPVVAEPRVLPRDEDLDRAAAVLDAGQRVTLLVGQGARGAVEEVRQVAEVLGAGVTTSLLGKPVLDEALPYHAGVMGHLGTTASVDVMEGCDTLLIVGSNDPWTEYYPKPGQARAVQVDIAARNLGTKYPVEVPLAGDAAETLRALLPRLRQRDRPWRAEVERAVERWREVARQRCAPGSDRVNPQSVVAALSQRLPANAQVAVDVGSVVYWYARFLRLPAGVPAHLSSTLASMGCGMPYGLAAKLARPDRPVVVLAGDGAMQMNGLSELITVARRWRDWDDPRFVVLVLDNGDLAEVSWEQREMEGEPRFPTSQEVPTFPYDGYARLLGLEAYRVEADADGDEIDEVWRTALAADRPVVIHAVVDPDTPLLPPRAAQQKVDQMLDALREEGNTRAVQLVQDQRRQEA from the coding sequence GTGAGGGAGCCAGAAGACACGCAGGAAGGCGAGGGAGCCATGGGCACGGTGGCGGACGGGGTCGTCGAACGGCTCCAGGGATGGGGCGTGCAGCGGGTGTTCGGCTACGCGGGTGACGGCATCGACCCGGTGCTCGGGGCGCTGCGTCGCGCGCAGGACGACATCGAGCTGGTCACCGCCCGGCACGAGGAGATGGCCGCGTTCATGGCCGTCGGGCACGCCAAGTACACCGGGGAGGTCGGGGTCTGCCTGGCGACCCAGGGCCCCGGTGCGGTGCATCTGCTGACCGGCCTCTACGACGCCAAGCTCGACGGCAAGCCGGTGGTCGCGATCGTCGGGCACGTCGCCTCCACCGCGCTGGGCAGCGGCTACCAGCAGGAGGTGGAGCTGCCCACCCTGTTCAAGGACGTCTGCGCCGAGTACGTCCAGGTCGTGACCGCGCCGGAGCAGCTCCGGCTGGTCCTCGACAACGCCTTCCGGACCGCGGTGGCGACCCGCAGCCCCACTTGCGTCATCCTGCCCCACGACGTGCAGCAGGCAGACCTGCCGACGCTGGAGCAGGAGCACGGCGTGGTCGTGACCTCACCAGTCGTCGCCGAGCCCCGGGTGCTGCCTCGGGACGAGGACCTGGACCGGGCGGCCGCGGTGCTCGACGCCGGCCAGCGGGTCACGCTGCTCGTCGGGCAGGGAGCCCGCGGCGCCGTCGAGGAGGTGCGCCAGGTCGCAGAGGTCCTGGGCGCGGGCGTGACCACCTCGCTGCTCGGCAAGCCGGTGCTGGACGAGGCGCTGCCCTACCACGCAGGGGTGATGGGGCACCTGGGCACGACGGCCTCGGTCGACGTGATGGAGGGCTGCGACACGCTGCTCATCGTCGGCAGCAACGACCCGTGGACGGAGTACTACCCCAAGCCCGGTCAAGCGCGGGCCGTCCAGGTCGACATCGCCGCGCGCAACCTGGGGACGAAGTATCCCGTGGAGGTGCCCCTGGCCGGCGACGCCGCCGAGACGCTGCGGGCGCTGTTGCCCAGGCTGCGGCAACGCGACCGGCCCTGGCGTGCCGAGGTCGAGCGGGCCGTCGAGCGCTGGCGGGAGGTGGCGCGGCAGCGCTGCGCACCGGGCAGCGACCGGGTCAACCCGCAGTCGGTGGTCGCTGCGCTCTCCCAGCGTCTGCCTGCCAACGCCCAGGTCGCCGTGGACGTCGGCTCGGTCGTCTACTGGTACGCCCGTTTCCTGCGTCTGCCCGCCGGTGTGCCGGCCCACCTGTCGAGCACGCTGGCCAGCATGGGCTGCGGTATGCCGTACGGCCTCGCCGCCAAGCTGGCTCGTCCCGACCGTCCGGTCGTGGTCCTCGCCGGGGACGGGGCGATGCAGATGAACGGGCTCAGCGAGCTCATCACCGTCGCGCGGCGCTGGCGCGACTGGGACGACCCCCGCTTCGTGGTGCTGGTGCTGGACAACGGCGACCTGGCGGAGGTCTCGTGGGAACAGCGCGAGATGGAGGGCGAGCCGCGCTTCCCCACCTCCCAGGAGGTGCCGACCTTCCCCTACGACGGCTACGCCCGCCTCCTCGGACTGGAGGCATACCGGGTCGAGGCCGACGCCGACGGTGACGAGATCGACGAGGTATGGCGCACCGCCCTGGCCGCCGACCGGCCCGTGGTCATCCACGCCGTGGTCGACCCGGACACCCCGCTGCTGCCGCCGCGGGCGGCGCAGCAGAAGGTCGACCAGATGCTCGACGCGCTGCGGGAGGAGGGCAACACCCGGGCGGTCCAGCTGGTGCAGGACCAGCGCAGGCAGGAGGCCTGA
- a CDS encoding holo-ACP synthase, whose translation MIVGVGIDVVDIARFSARLEANPRLGERLFTAQELGLRPQSLAARFAAKEALAKALGAPVGLRWTDATVVRDPGGRPRLQVEGTVAARAEELGVARFHVSLSHDAGIASAVVIAEGEG comes from the coding sequence ATGATCGTCGGCGTCGGGATCGACGTGGTCGACATCGCCCGGTTCAGCGCGCGGCTGGAGGCCAACCCGCGCCTCGGCGAGCGGCTGTTCACCGCGCAGGAGCTGGGGCTACGACCCCAGTCCCTGGCGGCCCGGTTCGCCGCGAAGGAGGCCCTGGCCAAGGCGCTGGGGGCACCCGTGGGTCTGCGCTGGACCGACGCCACCGTCGTCCGGGACCCCGGCGGCCGGCCGCGGCTGCAGGTCGAGGGCACCGTCGCGGCCCGGGCGGAGGAGCTGGGCGTGGCCCGCTTCCACGTCTCGTTGTCCCACGACGCGGGCATCGCCTCGGCCGTGGTGATCGCGGAGGGTGAGGGCTGA
- a CDS encoding VOC family protein has protein sequence MDQRLSLVTLGVQDLDRARAFYVALGWEPGPSPEHIVFFQAGGMVVALWERAALGVDSGIDLGENEDEDTPGSGDGWGGINLGLNLSSAADVDEQMSQARDAGATILRQPGNRYWGGYSGVFADPDGHVWEIAYNPYWTVTQDGLTLLGDGRG, from the coding sequence ATGGATCAGCGTCTGTCCCTCGTCACCCTCGGCGTGCAGGACCTCGACCGGGCGCGCGCGTTCTACGTCGCGCTCGGCTGGGAGCCTGGACCCTCGCCCGAGCACATCGTCTTCTTCCAGGCCGGCGGCATGGTCGTCGCGCTGTGGGAACGGGCGGCGCTCGGCGTCGACTCCGGGATCGACCTCGGCGAGAACGAGGACGAGGACACCCCCGGCAGCGGCGACGGCTGGGGCGGGATCAACCTGGGCCTGAACCTGAGCAGTGCTGCCGACGTCGATGAGCAGATGTCGCAGGCCCGCGACGCCGGCGCCACGATCCTGCGGCAGCCCGGCAACCGCTACTGGGGCGGCTACTCCGGCGTCTTCGCCGACCCGGACGGCCACGTCTGGGAGATCGCCTACAACCCGTACTGGACGGTCACGCAGGACGGCCTGACCCTGCTCGGGGACGGCCGCGGCTGA
- the glmS gene encoding glutamine--fructose-6-phosphate transaminase (isomerizing): MCGIVGYVGPQRGEKALTVVMEGLTRLEYRGYDSAGIAAVGDGAVETRKRAGKLANLVSALGDAPLPETSTAIGHTRWATHGGPTDQNAHPHRGGLDRKLAVVHNGIIENFHALKQELLGRGVAFSSETDTEVVAHLLSEAYARTPDLTQAMREVVNILQGAFTLLAVHADQPDVVVGARRNSPLVVGLGRGENFLGSDVAAFIGYTKQAMELAQDQIVTITPEGYEVVNFDGTPSDGKVYEVTWDAAAAEKSGYDTFMEKEIHEQPKAVHDTLLGRTDAEGRLTLDEVHIDVDELRAVTKVVIVACGTAAYAGMVAKYAIERWARIPVEVELAHEFRYRDPVIDEHTLVVSISQSGETMDTLMAVRHAKELGAKTISICNTHGSTIPRESDAVLYTHAGPEIAVASTKAFLAQITASYILGLYLASLQGGVPEQTAHTVMAELQEIPQQIETLLGSMDRVKEIAYFMADSRAVLFLGRHVGYPVAMEGALKLKELAYIHAEGFAAGELKHGPIALIEPGLPVFVVVPSPDSEHGLHGKVVSNIQEIRARGARTLVIAEQGDEDVVPFADEVIRVPRTSPLLAPLLTVVPLQIFALHLSTAKGLDVDQPRNLAKSVTVE, translated from the coding sequence ATGTGTGGAATCGTCGGATATGTCGGCCCCCAGCGTGGCGAGAAAGCCCTCACCGTGGTCATGGAGGGTCTGACCCGCCTGGAGTACCGCGGCTACGACTCCGCGGGCATCGCGGCGGTCGGGGACGGCGCGGTCGAGACGCGCAAGCGGGCCGGCAAGCTGGCCAACCTGGTCAGCGCCCTGGGCGACGCCCCCCTGCCCGAGACCAGCACGGCGATCGGGCACACCCGGTGGGCCACCCACGGCGGCCCCACCGACCAGAACGCCCACCCGCACCGCGGCGGTCTGGACCGCAAGCTGGCGGTCGTCCACAACGGGATCATCGAGAACTTCCACGCCCTGAAGCAGGAGCTGCTCGGCCGCGGCGTCGCCTTCTCCTCCGAGACGGACACCGAGGTCGTCGCCCACCTGCTCAGCGAGGCCTACGCCCGCACCCCCGACCTCACCCAGGCGATGCGCGAGGTCGTCAACATCCTGCAGGGCGCCTTCACCCTGCTCGCGGTCCACGCCGACCAGCCGGACGTCGTGGTCGGCGCCCGCCGCAACAGCCCGCTGGTGGTCGGGCTCGGCCGGGGCGAGAACTTCCTCGGCTCCGATGTCGCCGCCTTCATCGGCTACACCAAGCAGGCCATGGAGCTGGCGCAGGACCAGATCGTGACCATCACCCCCGAGGGCTACGAGGTCGTCAACTTCGACGGCACGCCCAGCGACGGCAAGGTCTACGAGGTCACCTGGGACGCGGCCGCGGCCGAGAAGAGCGGCTACGACACCTTCATGGAGAAGGAGATCCACGAGCAGCCCAAGGCGGTGCACGACACCCTGCTGGGCCGCACCGACGCCGAGGGCCGGCTCACCCTGGACGAGGTGCACATCGACGTCGACGAGCTGCGCGCGGTCACCAAGGTCGTCATCGTGGCCTGCGGCACGGCCGCCTACGCCGGGATGGTCGCCAAGTACGCCATCGAGCGCTGGGCGCGGATCCCGGTGGAGGTCGAGCTGGCGCACGAGTTCCGCTACCGCGACCCGGTCATCGACGAGCACACCCTGGTGGTGTCCATCTCCCAGTCCGGGGAGACCATGGACACCCTGATGGCCGTCCGGCACGCCAAGGAGCTGGGCGCCAAGACGATCTCGATCTGCAACACGCACGGCTCGACCATCCCGCGGGAGTCCGACGCGGTCCTCTACACGCACGCCGGGCCGGAGATCGCGGTCGCCTCGACCAAGGCCTTCCTGGCGCAGATCACCGCGTCCTACATCCTCGGCCTCTACCTCGCCTCCCTCCAGGGCGGGGTCCCGGAGCAGACCGCCCACACCGTGATGGCCGAGCTGCAGGAGATCCCCCAGCAGATCGAGACGCTCCTCGGCAGCATGGACCGGGTCAAGGAGATCGCCTACTTCATGGCCGACTCCCGCGCCGTGCTCTTCCTGGGCCGCCACGTCGGCTACCCGGTCGCGATGGAGGGCGCGCTGAAGCTCAAGGAGCTGGCGTACATCCACGCCGAGGGCTTCGCCGCGGGCGAGCTCAAGCACGGGCCCATCGCGCTGATCGAGCCCGGTCTGCCGGTCTTCGTCGTCGTGCCGTCCCCGGACAGCGAGCACGGGCTGCACGGCAAGGTGGTCTCCAACATCCAGGAGATCCGCGCCCGAGGGGCCCGCACGCTGGTCATCGCCGAGCAGGGGGACGAGGACGTCGTCCCGTTCGCCGACGAGGTGATCCGGGTGCCGCGGACCTCGCCGCTGCTGGCCCCGCTGCTCACCGTCGTGCCGCTGCAGATCTTCGCCCTGCACCTGTCCACGGCCAAGGGCCTGGACGTCGACCAGCCCCGCAACCTGGCCAAGTCGGTCACCGTCGAGTGA
- the leuA gene encoding 2-isopropylmalate synthase, with the protein MPVGRYTAYPAVDLPDRTWPSRTITEAPRWCAVDLRDGNQALIDPMTPERKKRMFQLLVRMGYKEIEVGFPAASQTDYDFVRMLIEEDLIPEDVVIQVLTQAREHLIERTYEAIAGARQAIVHLYNSTSTLQRRVVFNASEDEIVDIAVQGARTCKKYEEQVRARHPETEIYYQYSPESYTGTELEYAVRVCNAVMEVFVPTPDRPVIINLPATVEMATPNVYADSIEWMSRHLNHRENVILSLHPHNDRGTGVAAAELGYLAGADRIEGCLFGNGERTGNVCLVTLGMNLFVQGVDPQIDFSDIDEVRRTVEHCNQLPVPERHPYGGDLVFTAFSGSHQDAIKKGLEALERDAGAVGVPVEQFRWEVPYLPVDPKDIGRSYEAVIRVNSQSGKGGVAYVMKSEHKLDLPRRLQIEFSGAVQRRTDTDGGEMTPAQIWAAFQAEYLHGAGPVVGSDYTVSHDEEQDHDRIEARVSVHGAEQQVTGTGNGPIAAYTDALSTLGVDVRVLDYQEHALSSGSDALAAAYVECAVDGEVRWGVGIHPSTVTAALQAVNSAVNRPRH; encoded by the coding sequence ATGCCGGTCGGCCGCTACACCGCATACCCGGCCGTCGACCTGCCCGACCGCACCTGGCCCAGCCGCACCATCACCGAGGCGCCCCGCTGGTGCGCGGTCGACCTGCGGGACGGCAACCAGGCCCTCATCGACCCGATGACCCCCGAGCGCAAGAAGCGGATGTTCCAGCTGCTGGTGCGGATGGGCTACAAGGAGATCGAGGTCGGCTTCCCCGCGGCCAGCCAGACCGACTACGACTTCGTCCGGATGCTCATCGAGGAGGACCTGATCCCGGAGGACGTGGTGATCCAGGTGCTGACCCAGGCGCGCGAGCACCTGATCGAGCGGACCTACGAGGCGATCGCGGGGGCCAGGCAGGCGATCGTGCACCTGTACAACTCCACCTCCACCCTGCAGCGCCGCGTGGTCTTCAACGCCAGCGAGGACGAGATCGTCGACATCGCCGTGCAGGGCGCCCGCACCTGCAAGAAGTACGAGGAGCAGGTCCGGGCCCGCCACCCCGAGACCGAGATCTACTACCAGTACTCCCCCGAGTCCTACACCGGCACCGAGCTGGAGTATGCGGTGCGGGTGTGCAACGCGGTCATGGAGGTGTTCGTCCCCACGCCGGACAGACCGGTCATCATCAACCTGCCGGCGACGGTGGAGATGGCCACGCCCAATGTGTATGCCGACTCCATCGAGTGGATGAGCCGGCACCTGAACCACCGGGAGAACGTCATCCTCTCCCTGCACCCGCACAACGACCGCGGGACCGGTGTGGCCGCCGCGGAGCTGGGCTACCTGGCGGGGGCGGACCGGATCGAGGGCTGCCTGTTCGGCAACGGCGAGCGCACCGGCAACGTCTGCCTGGTCACCCTGGGGATGAACCTCTTCGTGCAGGGCGTGGACCCGCAGATCGACTTCTCCGACATCGACGAGGTGCGTCGCACGGTCGAGCACTGCAACCAGCTGCCGGTGCCCGAGCGCCACCCCTACGGCGGCGACCTGGTCTTCACCGCCTTCTCCGGCAGCCACCAGGACGCGATCAAGAAGGGCCTGGAGGCGCTGGAGCGGGACGCCGGGGCGGTCGGCGTGCCGGTGGAGCAGTTCCGCTGGGAGGTGCCCTACCTGCCCGTGGACCCCAAGGACATCGGCCGCAGCTACGAGGCGGTGATCCGGGTCAACAGCCAGTCCGGGAAGGGCGGCGTGGCCTACGTGATGAAGTCCGAGCACAAGCTGGACCTGCCCCGGCGGCTGCAGATCGAGTTCAGCGGCGCCGTGCAGCGGCGGACCGACACCGACGGCGGCGAGATGACCCCGGCGCAGATCTGGGCGGCCTTCCAGGCCGAGTACCTGCACGGGGCCGGCCCGGTGGTCGGCAGTGACTACACGGTGAGCCACGACGAGGAGCAGGACCACGACCGCATCGAGGCACGGGTGAGTGTCCACGGCGCCGAGCAGCAGGTGACCGGCACCGGCAACGGTCCGATCGCGGCCTACACCGACGCCTTGTCCACGCTCGGGGTGGACGTCCGGGTGCTGGACTACCAGGAGCACGCGCTGAGCTCGGGCTCGGACGCCCTGGCGGCGGCCTACGTCGAGTGCGCCGTCGACGGGGAGGTCCGCTGGGGGGTCGGGATCCACCCCAGCACGGTGACGGCCGCACTGCAGGCGGTGAACAGCGCGGTCAACCGGCCGCGGCACTGA
- a CDS encoding superoxide dismutase has product MTYTLPDLPYDYSALEPAISGEIMELHHSKHHKTYVDGANTALEKMAEAREKGDFAAITMLSKNLAFHLGGHTNHSVFWTNMSPDGGDRPEGEVAAGIEEFFGSFEGFQGQFEAAANTLQGSGWSYLTWDPVAQRMLIGQLYDQQGNVPVGQVPLLMLDMWEHAYYLQYKNVKADYVKAWWDVVNWADVSRRLEKARSATSGLIVP; this is encoded by the coding sequence GTGACCTACACGCTGCCCGATCTCCCCTACGACTACTCCGCCCTGGAGCCCGCGATCTCCGGCGAGATCATGGAGCTGCACCACAGCAAGCACCACAAGACCTACGTGGACGGCGCCAACACCGCGCTGGAGAAGATGGCCGAGGCCCGCGAGAAGGGTGACTTCGCCGCCATCACCATGCTGTCCAAGAACCTGGCCTTCCACCTGGGTGGCCACACCAACCACTCCGTGTTCTGGACCAACATGTCCCCGGACGGCGGCGACCGGCCCGAGGGCGAGGTGGCCGCCGGCATCGAGGAGTTCTTCGGCAGCTTCGAGGGCTTCCAGGGCCAGTTCGAGGCGGCGGCCAACACCCTGCAGGGCTCGGGCTGGTCCTACCTGACCTGGGACCCGGTGGCCCAGCGGATGCTGATCGGCCAGCTCTACGACCAGCAGGGCAACGTCCCGGTCGGCCAGGTGCCGCTGCTGATGCTCGACATGTGGGAGCACGCGTACTACCTGCAGTACAAGAACGTCAAGGCCGACTACGTCAAGGCCTGGTGGGACGTCGTGAACTGGGCCGACGTGAGCCGCCGTCTGGAGAAGGCCCGCTCGGCCACCTCCGGGCTCATCGTTCCCTGA
- a CDS encoding bifunctional ADP-dependent NAD(P)H-hydrate dehydratase/NAD(P)H-hydrate epimerase: MLRGYAVPAVRAAEEQVRAGLADGKLMLRAARGLAKVVRVRARQQRAARVVVLAGPGDNGGDALHAAALLARTHPVAVVGLAARLHEGGLTAARQAGLEVRCVDPAAAQLPAEVVDLLAEADLVVDGLLGIGGRPGLGGAMDLAVAAVPDTAYLLSVDLPSGADPGGRERPGRMVYADETVTFGMLKPVHLLPATEPAVGTLTVVDIGVEMDVPPVVERLEHTDVAGLWPVPTMSDHKYTRGVVGVVAGSVAFPGAAVLTTTAAVGAGAGMVRYLGPRRAEDLVLAACPEVVPGPGRMQAAVVGPGVAPQGCDHPDRDDHQADHVRELLGSDLPLVVDAGALELLVTWAGQGHRRTAPTLLTPHAGELARMLTALEAKAPEADSREGSAGAGTSRADVEGDPLGHARRLAEQTGCTVLLKGSTTLVVDPAPDVPARSQADAPAWLATAGAGDVLAGLAGTLLAAGLTPRDAGSLAALVHGVAADRANPGGPVRALAVAHAIPEAVAHLLHR; this comes from the coding sequence ATGCTGCGCGGGTATGCCGTGCCCGCGGTCCGCGCGGCCGAGGAGCAGGTGCGGGCGGGGCTGGCCGACGGAAAGCTGATGCTCCGCGCAGCCCGAGGCCTGGCGAAGGTGGTCCGCGTCCGTGCCCGGCAGCAGCGTGCCGCCCGCGTCGTGGTGCTGGCCGGGCCGGGGGACAACGGTGGTGACGCCCTGCATGCCGCGGCCCTCCTCGCCCGCACACACCCGGTCGCGGTGGTCGGCCTCGCCGCCCGCCTCCACGAGGGAGGCCTCACCGCGGCGCGGCAGGCGGGCCTGGAGGTCCGGTGCGTCGACCCCGCCGCCGCACAGCTGCCGGCGGAGGTGGTGGACCTGCTCGCGGAGGCGGACCTGGTCGTCGACGGGCTGCTCGGGATCGGGGGCCGGCCCGGTCTGGGCGGCGCGATGGACCTGGCCGTCGCGGCGGTGCCCGACACGGCATACCTGCTGAGCGTCGACCTGCCGAGCGGCGCCGACCCGGGTGGGCGGGAGCGACCGGGCCGGATGGTCTACGCCGACGAGACGGTGACCTTCGGCATGCTGAAGCCGGTGCACCTCCTGCCCGCCACCGAGCCCGCGGTCGGCACCCTGACGGTGGTCGACATCGGTGTCGAGATGGACGTGCCCCCTGTGGTGGAGCGCCTGGAGCACACCGACGTGGCGGGGCTGTGGCCGGTGCCCACCATGAGCGACCACAAGTACACCCGCGGGGTCGTGGGTGTCGTCGCGGGGAGCGTGGCCTTCCCCGGGGCCGCCGTGCTGACGACCACCGCCGCGGTCGGTGCCGGGGCCGGCATGGTGCGCTACCTGGGGCCCAGGCGCGCCGAGGACCTCGTGCTCGCCGCCTGCCCGGAGGTCGTGCCCGGGCCGGGACGGATGCAGGCCGCCGTTGTGGGGCCGGGGGTCGCGCCGCAGGGCTGCGACCACCCCGACCGCGACGACCACCAGGCCGACCACGTGCGCGAGCTGCTCGGCAGCGACCTCCCGCTCGTCGTCGACGCCGGCGCCCTGGAGCTGCTGGTCACCTGGGCGGGCCAGGGCCACCGGCGCACGGCTCCCACCCTGCTCACGCCGCACGCGGGGGAGCTGGCGCGGATGCTGACCGCCCTCGAGGCGAAGGCCCCCGAGGCGGACTCGCGCGAGGGGAGCGCGGGCGCCGGGACCAGCCGGGCAGACGTCGAGGGCGACCCTCTCGGCCACGCCCGGCGCCTGGCTGAGCAGACCGGCTGCACCGTCCTGCTCAAGGGGTCCACCACGCTCGTCGTGGACCCCGCCCCCGATGTCCCTGCCCGGAGCCAGGCCGACGCCCCCGCCTGGCTGGCCACCGCGGGTGCCGGGGACGTCCTGGCCGGTCTCGCGGGCACCCTGCTGGCCGCCGGGCTGACGCCCCGCGACGCCGGGTCGCTGGCCGCACTGGTCCACGGCGTGGCCGCGGACCGGGCCAACCCCGGCGGCCCGGTGCGCGCGCTGGCGGTCGCGCACGCCATACCGGAGGCGGTCGCGCACCTGCTGCACCGCTGA
- a CDS encoding acyl-CoA thioesterase, whose protein sequence is MARQLQLVRTTLRPRPAIPGQGILDPSVLHLRVRPADLDVYLHVNNGVYLQMMDVARSAYIADLGGFPLLRKQRWYPVVAAQTVSYRRSLTLGQRFSITTRVVGWDPRMIYLEQLFTRGEELCARGLVAGRFLTRGSGARVPATDVAALLAPGVDPPPLPSDVEQWARAMDVAHRG, encoded by the coding sequence GTGGCCCGTCAGCTCCAGCTCGTCCGCACCACCCTCCGCCCGCGCCCCGCCATCCCCGGCCAGGGCATCCTGGACCCCTCCGTGCTGCACCTGCGGGTGCGGCCCGCGGACCTCGACGTCTACCTGCACGTGAACAACGGCGTCTACCTGCAGATGATGGATGTGGCCCGCAGCGCCTACATCGCCGACCTGGGCGGCTTCCCGCTGCTGAGGAAGCAGCGCTGGTACCCCGTCGTCGCCGCGCAGACGGTGAGCTATCGCCGCTCCCTGACCCTGGGCCAGCGATTCTCGATCACCACCCGGGTGGTCGGCTGGGACCCGCGGATGATCTACCTCGAGCAGCTCTTCACCCGCGGGGAGGAGCTGTGCGCCCGCGGCCTGGTCGCCGGCCGCTTCCTCACCCGTGGCTCCGGCGCACGGGTGCCGGCCACCGACGTCGCGGCCCTGCTCGCCCCGGGTGTCGACCCGCCCCCGCTGCCGAGCGACGTCGAGCAGTGGGCGCGTGCGATGGACGTGGCGCACCGGGGCTGA